In Deltaproteobacteria bacterium GWC2_55_46, a single window of DNA contains:
- a CDS encoding NAD-dependent dehydratase → MKVLILGGDGYLGWPTAMAFAARGHEVSVIDNYFRRRIAIETRSEALLPNPCLIERTEIFHSLTGFKVRSEIGDCTDYRTLSRVFRDARPDAVVHYAEQPSAPYSMINHECASRTLNNNLNSTLNLIWAVLEHAPECHIIKLGTMGEYGTPNIDIEEGWIDIEHNGRKDRFLYPRQAGSLYHTTKVLDTDLLYFYTRIYGIRVTDLMQGPVYGIATPESELGDRLMPNFHYDDIFGTVVNRFLVQAAAGVPLTVYGKGGQTRGYINLNDTIQCVELSMLNPPKKGELRIFNQFTEKFTVNELASKVKEAGRRLGLKVNVTRIENPRQEKEEHYYNVRHDGLFKLRLKPNYMTEELLAGILEKIIKHRTRIDERKLMPRVRWKAA, encoded by the coding sequence ATGAAGGTATTGATACTTGGAGGAGACGGGTATCTCGGCTGGCCGACCGCAATGGCGTTCGCGGCAAGGGGGCATGAGGTCTCCGTCATAGACAACTACTTCAGGCGAAGGATCGCTATAGAGACGCGCTCAGAGGCGCTCCTGCCAAACCCGTGCCTCATCGAGAGGACCGAGATATTCCATTCGCTCACAGGCTTCAAGGTGCGCTCCGAGATAGGCGACTGCACCGATTACAGGACCCTTTCAAGGGTCTTTAGAGACGCAAGGCCGGATGCCGTCGTGCACTACGCGGAGCAGCCCTCGGCGCCTTACTCGATGATAAACCACGAGTGCGCGAGCAGGACGCTTAATAACAACCTGAACAGCACCCTCAACCTGATATGGGCCGTACTTGAGCACGCGCCAGAGTGCCACATAATAAAGCTCGGCACCATGGGCGAGTACGGAACACCGAACATAGACATTGAGGAAGGCTGGATAGATATAGAGCACAACGGCAGGAAGGACAGGTTCCTCTACCCAAGACAGGCCGGAAGCCTCTATCACACCACGAAGGTGCTCGATACAGACCTCCTGTACTTTTATACGCGCATATATGGCATCCGGGTGACCGATCTCATGCAGGGGCCGGTCTACGGGATCGCGACACCGGAATCGGAGCTTGGCGACAGGCTCATGCCGAACTTCCACTACGACGACATCTTCGGGACAGTTGTGAACAGGTTCCTTGTCCAGGCCGCTGCCGGGGTCCCGCTCACCGTCTACGGCAAGGGCGGCCAGACCCGCGGGTACATAAATTTGAATGACACCATCCAGTGTGTGGAGCTTTCGATGCTGAACCCTCCAAAGAAGGGGGAGCTTCGCATATTCAACCAGTTCACGGAGAAGTTCACCGTAAACGAGCTGGCCTCAAAGGTGAAAGAGGCTGGCAGGCGCCTGGGGCTCAAGGTGAACGTGACCCGGATAGAGAACCCGAGGCAGGAAAAGGAAGAGCACTATTATAACGTCAGGCACGACGGCCTCTTTAAGCTCAGGCTAAAACCCAACTACATGACAGAAGAGCTGCTCGCAGGCATTTTGGAGAAGATCATAAAGCACAGGACGCGTATAGACGAGCGCAAGCTCATGCCGAGGGTAAGATGGAAGGCGGCTTGA
- a CDS encoding dTDP-4-dehydrorhamnose 3,5-epimerase has translation MIEGLRTELLGQFADHRGRVMHMLRNDSPMFEGFGEIYFSIVNPGKVKAWKRHLRMTQHFAVPVGRIRLVVYDGREGSPTFGSIEVIETGEVDYMLIRIPPLLWYGFMGISSGPALIANCTDIPHSPEESERMDMDSAMIEYDWGSDDHE, from the coding sequence ATGATCGAGGGGCTAAGGACCGAACTCCTCGGCCAGTTCGCCGACCACAGGGGCAGGGTCATGCACATGCTTAGAAACGATTCTCCCATGTTCGAGGGCTTTGGCGAGATCTACTTCTCGATAGTGAACCCGGGCAAGGTGAAGGCGTGGAAAAGGCACCTCAGGATGACCCAGCACTTTGCGGTCCCTGTAGGGAGGATAAGGCTCGTCGTCTACGACGGACGTGAGGGCTCGCCCACCTTCGGCTCAATCGAGGTCATCGAAACGGGCGAGGTCGATTACATGCTCATTCGGATACCGCCGCTACTCTGGTACGGCTTCATGGGCATATCCAGCGGCCCGGCCCTCATCGCCAACTGCACGGACATCCCGCACAGCCCTGAGGAGTCTGAAAGGATGGATATGGATAGCGCAATGATCGAATACGATTGGGGGTCGGATGACCATGAATAA